The Methanosarcinales archaeon genome segment GTCACAGAAGTGCCAAAAAAATTAAGGGATTTAGATGAAAAACTAGGATTGGATATATTCCCTAAAAAGCAGAGTTAAGGTTATAACTTTGTAATATCTAAAATCTGTGATGATAAAATCAAGTAAATTAGAATTAAAACTGGTGGTTCCAAAAAAGTTGCGGCGGCACACCAACCGCAGCAGAGCTGCAGGGTATAGTTATTAAGATTATTTAGATAAGCTCAATTGATTATGAAAGATGTAATCTTATATCTAATGACTCAATATTATACAGAAGATTAATATAATGCACAATCGGTGATCATATTCCAACTATCAATGTAAACGGCATCGACCTTTATTATGAAAAAAAAGGAACCGGAAAACCCATGTATGTACTACATGCAGGTCCTGGTTTTGACCATAGATATTTTGGGCGGTCCCTTGCAGATTTGGAAAAAATCCGTGAACTCTATTACATTGATTTCAGGGGTCATGGTAAGTCTTCAAAAGCTGATAAGTTAACTTATACATTCGAGACTTTTCCTAATGACATCGAAGCATTAAGAGAGGAGATGGGACACAAATCAATAGATATCCTGGGCCATTCCATGGGTGGTTTTGTAGGTTTATTATATTCACTTCAATTTTCACACAATCTTGACTCATTGATAGTGGTGGGAACTGTGGCAAAAATGTCAGGAATAACAGGACATAATACAGTAAAAGTCAAATTGAAGTATTTAGCCTTAAAAAATAATCTGCAATACAGGATCCATAAAATCCTTGATATAGATGCCTTTGCCAGGGATATCCTATTAACCAGCTGGCCTGTATATGTGCATGAAAATCTGCGTCAGGTTTATTCTGATTACATTAATTCCATAAATGATCTCACGATTTTTTTTGATATGCAAAATGAACTGGC includes the following:
- a CDS encoding alpha/beta hydrolase, with protein sequence MYVLHAGPGFDHRYFGRSLADLEKIRELYYIDFRGHGKSSKADKLTYTFETFPNDIEALREEMGHKSIDILGHSMGGFVGLLYSLQFSHNLDSLIVVGTVAKMSGITGHNTVKVKLKYLALKNNLQYRIHKILDIDAFARDILLTSWPVYVHENLRQVYSDYINSINDLTIFFDMQNELAAFDVSDKLDKIRTPTLVIFGENDAFLKSGRSLKAIRNSRFSVIPSAKHFPFLEDEKNFNIVVREFLTGKIQ